A DNA window from Candidatus Omnitrophota bacterium contains the following coding sequences:
- a CDS encoding SpoVG family protein translates to MLDIEVVRIHRLDGEGTTKAFCDIIISDALIIKGIRIVDGKKGLFAAMPSQQGKDGKWYDSIRPTSKEVKASLNDVIIKAFND, encoded by the coding sequence ATGCTGGATATAGAAGTAGTCAGAATCCATCGCCTGGACGGCGAAGGCACCACAAAAGCATTCTGCGACATAATCATATCGGACGCCCTTATTATAAAGGGAATACGGATCGTAGATGGCAAAAAAGGCCTTTTTGCCGCAATGCCTTCACAACAGGGCAAGGACGGTAAGTGGTACGACTCGATCAGGCCTACCAGTAAAGAGGTAAAAGCCTCGTTAAATGATGTCATTATTAAAGCATTTAATGATTAA
- a CDS encoding TIGR02281 family clan AA aspartic protease, whose translation MRLSVLIFTAILILWPSAYADVIYFKNGGTTEGIIAEENEISIVIDLGVGTMTVRKDEIETIDWASPEDNERLKDDRREAGISRGEWAPLGCEEVRLAYLKAKEVKESLKKLKAGSMANQDEILRKEKKIADLLKSLDKKSKELKAIDADKAIRRYNTVVSEINSLSAELNKENSALKGLYSEEKTISSNLMQKAAKYRGTFQELKDLLAGGKDIEVGYEMPDQELLFFEEMNEKVAEMESDFKKDIVNYISEENQIIVDALINGTVLARLIVDTGASIVVISRDVAERLGMVSESMDATIEIIMADGTSSNAKPVMLSSIKVGDAEVRNVQAAVLESSLVGGVDGLLGMSFLSGFVVSVDTSSKKLILEQVLEQ comes from the coding sequence ATGAGACTTAGCGTATTAATTTTTACCGCAATTTTGATTTTATGGCCATCGGCGTATGCGGATGTCATATATTTTAAGAACGGCGGGACAACGGAAGGCATAATTGCGGAGGAAAACGAAATAAGCATTGTTATAGACCTTGGCGTTGGGACCATGACCGTCAGAAAAGATGAGATTGAGACGATCGATTGGGCATCCCCAGAGGATAACGAGCGGCTGAAGGATGATAGGCGGGAGGCCGGAATATCGCGTGGCGAATGGGCACCGTTAGGCTGCGAAGAGGTAAGGCTGGCCTATCTTAAAGCTAAAGAGGTTAAAGAATCACTAAAGAAGCTGAAGGCTGGCAGCATGGCCAACCAGGATGAGATACTTCGGAAAGAGAAGAAGATAGCGGATCTCTTGAAATCATTAGACAAAAAAAGCAAAGAATTAAAGGCGATCGACGCCGATAAAGCGATACGGCGATATAATACTGTGGTCAGTGAGATAAATTCGTTAAGCGCCGAACTCAACAAAGAAAATAGCGCGCTGAAGGGCCTTTATTCCGAGGAGAAGACAATCAGTTCAAATTTGATGCAAAAGGCCGCTAAGTACCGCGGCACTTTTCAAGAACTAAAAGACTTGTTAGCCGGAGGAAAAGACATTGAAGTCGGTTACGAAATGCCTGATCAGGAATTGCTATTTTTTGAGGAAATGAACGAAAAGGTTGCGGAGATGGAAAGCGACTTTAAAAAAGATATCGTCAATTATATTTCTGAGGAAAATCAAATCATCGTTGATGCGCTTATAAATGGCACCGTGCTTGCGAGGTTGATCGTGGATACGGGCGCTTCAATAGTTGTCATCTCCAGGGATGTGGCCGAGCGACTTGGTATGGTGAGTGAAAGCATGGACGCTACAATTGAGATAATAATGGCTGACGGGACGTCCTCCAATGCTAAGCCCGTAATGCTTAGCTCTATCAAAGTAGGTGATGCGGAGGTAAGGAATGTGCAGGCGGCTGTGCTCGAAAGCAGCCTGGTGGGCGGAGTAGACGGCCTGCTCGGAATGTCGTTTTTAAGCGGTTTTGTCGTGAGCGTGGATACTTCATCAAAAAAGTTGATTTTGGAACAAGTTTTGGAACAGTAG
- a CDS encoding M48 family metalloprotease — protein MKKIICAVSFILIFLLPAMCRADYNPVTGKDDLVMIGEAQEVKMGRSLAEEVEKRFGLVRDAGVQARVNEIGQRIVEVCDRPNLTYFFGVLEGKDLKKEQRYNAFALPGGYVYIFQDMVEDMKSDDELAAVLAHEVGHIVTKHSVKKLQTSIGLAGLQLLGVLSRADSRTQAESSVAIGQLMMSYSREAEFEADKLSVAYLKRAGFDPEGAVSFMDRLLDRQLKGETHRYIYFRTHPYTSERRAVINKEIHGKIEFDDYINTTDETRQAAW, from the coding sequence ATGAAAAAAATCATCTGCGCAGTATCTTTTATTTTAATATTTCTTTTGCCTGCCATGTGTAGAGCGGATTACAACCCCGTTACCGGAAAGGACGACCTTGTTATGATAGGGGAGGCCCAGGAAGTGAAGATGGGCAGGTCGCTTGCCGAGGAGGTTGAGAAAAGGTTTGGGCTCGTCAGGGATGCCGGGGTGCAGGCGCGTGTTAATGAAATAGGCCAGCGGATAGTAGAAGTTTGCGATAGGCCGAACCTGACATATTTTTTCGGGGTACTCGAAGGCAAAGATCTAAAAAAAGAACAGAGGTATAATGCCTTCGCGCTGCCCGGCGGCTATGTATATATATTTCAAGATATGGTCGAGGACATGAAGTCAGATGACGAGCTTGCCGCAGTATTGGCCCACGAAGTCGGGCATATAGTGACTAAGCACAGCGTAAAGAAACTGCAGACATCCATCGGCTTGGCGGGCCTGCAGCTTTTGGGCGTTTTGAGCCGCGCCGATTCAAGGACACAGGCAGAATCTTCCGTGGCAATAGGGCAGCTTATGATGTCATATAGCAGAGAAGCGGAGTTCGAGGCCGATAAATTATCAGTCGCGTATCTGAAACGGGCCGGTTTTGATCCGGAAGGTGCAGTCAGTTTTATGGATCGTCTATTAGACAGACAGCTAAAAGGAGAAACACATAGATATATATATTTTCGTACTCACCCATATACTTCTGAACGGAGAGCGGTTATCAATAAAGAGATACACGGAAAAATCGAGTTTGACGATTACATAAACACGACAGACGAAACAAGACAGGCAGCATGGTAA
- a CDS encoding M48 family metalloprotease, with the protein MALTYTEIQEAKSIRIWIFFTVLLLFYFVIAAVLGNVTKAFFVLNSEAAGKVTPFLTGRELLYILFFAFGAAVIHAAYSVSNALPLITRNLGAHNADLSDKYHERFKKIVDEVNVATGSKYKITSIVIPTVAMNAFAISDRHRNAVIGVTEGLLSKLNRQQLEAVVAHECGHIVSGDSFQTTVGCALFGIYAAMLAALGKVFKGGRVRSSGKGSGGIILFLLLVYAILSVMQFFYNLIRLFISRDRELRADAVAVKLTRDPISLGGALYSISRGWRGMGYIDRNLESLFIINPAREEIDEAEGLFANLLSTHPPIGKRISILANMAHVDVKDIENSVISQEKLKEHARFQLPGGAGRETSASAFNCPRCKRHLMDEEYEGALAQRCLSCGGILVEKGRLPRIMIRREKGFDERVQKIAELTQRDGLTRLRDKTRVPDRSYLKCPKCGIDMIKGFYTMAYLVEVDKCDFCGLVWFDTDELEILQYLIENKKSS; encoded by the coding sequence ATGGCATTAACGTATACCGAAATACAAGAGGCGAAGAGTATACGGATATGGATATTCTTTACTGTTCTGCTTCTTTTTTATTTTGTAATCGCAGCGGTTTTGGGCAATGTGACAAAAGCGTTTTTTGTGCTTAATAGCGAAGCTGCGGGCAAAGTCACGCCCTTCCTTACGGGTAGAGAATTGTTGTATATACTTTTTTTTGCTTTTGGCGCGGCCGTTATTCACGCGGCATATTCGGTAAGTAACGCCCTGCCTCTCATTACGCGTAATTTAGGAGCCCATAATGCCGACCTTTCCGATAAATATCATGAACGCTTCAAAAAGATAGTGGATGAAGTCAATGTCGCCACGGGCAGTAAGTATAAAATAACATCCATAGTCATCCCGACCGTAGCGATGAATGCGTTTGCGATCTCAGACCGTCACAGGAATGCCGTTATAGGCGTGACGGAAGGCCTGCTCTCAAAACTGAACAGGCAGCAGCTTGAAGCGGTTGTGGCCCACGAATGCGGCCACATAGTATCCGGCGATTCCTTTCAAACGACCGTGGGTTGCGCGCTATTCGGAATCTATGCGGCCATGCTCGCCGCGCTTGGCAAGGTGTTTAAAGGCGGACGTGTGCGTTCAAGCGGCAAGGGAAGCGGTGGTATAATACTCTTCCTTTTGCTTGTCTACGCGATATTGAGCGTAATGCAATTTTTTTACAATCTCATAAGGCTTTTTATTTCCAGGGACAGGGAGCTCAGGGCCGATGCCGTAGCAGTGAAGCTTACGAGAGATCCCATAAGTTTAGGCGGAGCGCTTTATTCTATTTCACGCGGATGGAGGGGGATGGGCTATATCGACAGGAACCTTGAGTCGCTTTTTATTATAAATCCCGCCAGAGAAGAGATCGACGAGGCCGAGGGATTATTCGCGAATCTGCTTTCTACGCATCCGCCGATAGGTAAGCGTATATCTATTTTAGCAAATATGGCGCATGTGGATGTGAAGGACATAGAAAATAGCGTAATATCCCAGGAAAAATTAAAAGAACATGCCCGCTTCCAGCTTCCGGGCGGCGCAGGGCGGGAAACTAGCGCGTCAGCGTTTAACTGTCCGCGATGCAAGCGGCATCTGATGGACGAGGAATACGAAGGGGCGCTGGCCCAAAGATGCCTTTCCTGCGGCGGCATTTTAGTTGAGAAAGGCCGCCTTCCCCGCATAATGATAAGACGGGAAAAAGGTTTTGATGAGCGCGTTCAAAAAATAGCGGAGCTCACCCAGCGGGACGGCCTTACGCGTTTGCGGGATAAGACAAGGGTACCGGATAGATCGTATCTAAAATGCCCGAAATGCGGCATAGATATGATAAAGGGTTTCTATACGATGGCCTATCTTGTCGAGGTTGATAAGTGTGATTTTTGCGGCCTTGTGTGGTTTGATACGGATGAGCTGGAGATTCTGCAATATCTCATAGAGAATAAAAAAAGCAGCTAA
- a CDS encoding HAD-IA family hydrolase encodes MAKKYIKAAIFDLDGTLIDSKKDIIDSINYILKALGFKERPDDIIQRYIGRGRDKLIEDSLGREATPEMVDKANTAFNEFYRAHMFDHTKLFPGVLDILEYLKDKTLMLVTNKDRDLAVATLKRFNIDKYFSKVMGGEDQNCRKPHSCPISSLLEGIDVLPHQAMIIGDSEIDIKAGKIAGILTCGLTWGIGSRESIEAVKPDYILGDMRQLKEIIY; translated from the coding sequence ATGGCGAAAAAGTATATAAAGGCCGCTATATTCGATTTGGATGGTACTCTCATCGACTCCAAGAAAGATATAATAGATTCGATAAATTATATCCTGAAAGCGCTCGGGTTTAAAGAGAGGCCGGATGATATTATACAGAGGTATATTGGCCGCGGACGTGACAAGCTCATCGAGGATTCACTTGGCCGCGAAGCAACGCCTGAGATGGTAGATAAAGCGAATACGGCATTCAATGAATTCTACCGCGCGCACATGTTCGACCATACAAAGCTTTTTCCCGGCGTTTTGGATATACTCGAATATTTAAAAGATAAGACGCTTATGCTGGTTACTAATAAGGACCGCGATCTCGCGGTGGCGACTTTAAAGCGTTTTAATATAGACAAATATTTCAGCAAAGTCATGGGCGGCGAAGACCAGAATTGCAGAAAACCTCATAGCTGCCCGATAAGCAGCCTGCTCGAAGGCATAGATGTCCTGCCGCATCAGGCGATGATCATAGGCGACAGCGAGATAGACATAAAGGCGGGAAAGATCGCCGGCATTCTTACATGCGGCCTTACCTGGGGGATAGGCAGCCGGGAAAGCATAGAGGCGGTGAAGCCGGATTACATATTAGGCGATATGCGTCAGCTGAAAGAGATAATTTACTGA
- a CDS encoding sigma-70 family RNA polymerase sigma factor, with protein sequence METKSDKELVLSCLGGAPDAWSAFIDKFSSLVYWAIKRKLNRYCPAYLKSDAEDLYQRVFALLWEKRSLEAVKDRDNISPWLIVLASNLATDFVRKKKREEDFLQEELAKKIPPIDDYSSVLIKEKRDILDKAMGILTEKERAYLELSYFSGKKHKEIADTFNVPMNSVSTIIARAKTKIKRFISKKIKI encoded by the coding sequence ATGGAAACAAAAAGTGACAAAGAATTAGTGCTGAGCTGTCTCGGAGGCGCGCCTGATGCCTGGAGCGCTTTTATTGATAAGTTCTCGAGCCTTGTATACTGGGCAATTAAGCGAAAGCTAAACAGGTACTGCCCGGCATATTTAAAGAGCGACGCTGAAGATTTGTACCAGCGCGTATTTGCTTTGTTGTGGGAAAAAAGAAGCCTTGAAGCTGTTAAAGACAGAGATAATATATCCCCTTGGCTTATAGTGCTCGCGTCCAATCTTGCCACAGATTTCGTGCGAAAGAAAAAACGCGAAGAAGATTTCCTGCAGGAAGAGCTGGCAAAAAAGATACCCCCTATTGATGACTATTCCTCAGTATTAATAAAGGAAAAAAGGGATATTCTCGATAAAGCCATGGGTATCCTTACCGAAAAAGAAAGGGCCTATCTGGAACTCAGCTATTTTTCGGGCAAAAAACACAAAGAAATAGCGGACACATTCAACGTGCCCATGAACTCCGTATCGACGATCATCGCGCGGGCAAAAACGAAGATAAAAAGGTTTATCTCAAAAAAGATAAAAATTTGA
- a CDS encoding NUDIX hydrolase: MAKTERERSSGGIIVKFERGTIKILLIKDPYGKWTWPKGKIDKGETSLEAARREIREEVGLKEIEFLRKAGKTDYFYKRDGKLIYKTVYLYLFKLTGDDKLVIQKREIADGKWFSIDKAFSMLGYGGAKGIMRRALRKRREI, encoded by the coding sequence ATGGCAAAAACGGAGCGGGAGCGATCAAGCGGCGGCATAATAGTAAAATTTGAACGCGGCACGATAAAAATACTTTTAATAAAAGATCCTTACGGTAAATGGACCTGGCCCAAAGGAAAAATAGATAAAGGCGAGACATCGCTTGAAGCGGCCAGGAGGGAGATACGGGAGGAAGTAGGATTAAAAGAAATAGAGTTTCTCCGAAAGGCAGGAAAAACAGATTATTTTTACAAAAGAGACGGTAAGCTTATTTATAAAACCGTGTATTTATATCTTTTTAAATTAACGGGCGATGATAAACTGGTGATCCAAAAGCGAGAGATAGCAGACGGTAAATGGTTTTCGATAGATAAGGCCTTCTCCATGTTAGGATATGGGGGGGCAAAGGGTATAATGAGGCGCGCGCTTAGAAAACGCAGGGAAATATGA
- a CDS encoding CHASE2 domain-containing protein, with translation MGDSKRFSLKSLMYSRPKDNSNIGQRIIFRSPLFPVLIAVFIAAIYLYSTFYFPPVKIAKLKFNDYFFRMRHSLNSIFNKEGIKSQDIVLVTIDEESYERLEKRWPWERDVFADFIDKISEYGPGTIALDFALYGHSPNNSEADAKLADAIKRSGNVIIASVYGKEKLYLGPYDIFAKASKGYGVIGAERDADSAIRRIKAFALILAPQKGGDMSFEVKAAASYLGIPYDRIIQESGQIIIGDKSRHIAIPADDNGSFLINYMCDKDDVETVPVWRIMAGKVAPQIFKNKLVLVSQTGEIFHDLHLTPLGYRSGGLIIANVLKSIVNSSYMNHAEPKYSALLISFFYLLAFLLFYRKEVIHGFSILIFMMVVYASISFTFFLNGIVCPTFDVIILLPALFLGITFYKYTLVVLEGQEVKKLAITDSLTSLYTHRYFRFLLEHVAKTTINTSSECSLIIIKLLNLDRIIKDADFNEGQRIQRKIAENIIAKLPKSGYGAYLGIGEFGMLLPRVGIGEALGIAGGVRNNIRETDFAVEKESLKPTVAVGVSEINRASFPKTASELMRGARAAMLRAKEIGYNKIYRFNPKIDVSVFEAPDAGKTIKDRLDGGLTFLAADLEERNKELEDLLQQLSTTQKDLEEAHFETLRSLIVALEEKDPCTAGHSERVGEYAEKIAQILQMPEEELKILRQAAILHDIGKVGIPPDILRKEDVLSAGERYVIQLHPEFSVKILSTSKYFNKHINAIRDHHERLDGSGYPRGLKEDQISLAAQIIAVCDVFDAMSTNRPYRKALSYNEALQEMVEHPEKYNKKIVSTLENILKSEHKI, from the coding sequence ATGGGAGATAGTAAGCGGTTTTCTCTTAAATCATTGATGTATAGCCGGCCTAAAGATAATTCAAATATCGGACAAAGGATTATCTTTAGAAGCCCGCTATTTCCCGTTCTTATAGCGGTATTTATCGCGGCAATATATCTTTATTCGACCTTTTACTTCCCGCCGGTCAAAATCGCAAAGCTTAAATTCAACGATTACTTTTTCAGGATGAGGCACAGCCTTAACAGCATTTTCAATAAGGAAGGGATTAAATCGCAGGATATAGTGCTCGTTACCATAGATGAGGAGTCGTATGAGCGTTTGGAAAAGAGGTGGCCCTGGGAAAGAGATGTCTTTGCCGATTTTATTGACAAGATATCAGAGTATGGCCCGGGGACGATAGCATTAGATTTTGCCCTCTACGGCCATAGCCCCAATAATTCCGAGGCCGACGCGAAACTTGCCGATGCCATAAAACGAAGCGGAAATGTTATAATTGCTTCGGTCTACGGCAAGGAGAAGTTATATCTCGGCCCTTACGATATCTTCGCAAAAGCAAGCAAAGGTTACGGCGTTATAGGCGCCGAGCGCGATGCGGACAGCGCCATAAGGCGCATAAAGGCCTTTGCCCTGATACTGGCTCCTCAAAAAGGCGGCGACATGTCCTTTGAGGTAAAGGCCGCCGCCAGCTACCTGGGAATACCTTACGATAGGATAATTCAGGAATCTGGCCAAATCATAATAGGGGATAAGAGTAGGCATATCGCGATACCCGCGGATGATAACGGCTCATTTTTAATAAATTATATGTGCGATAAGGACGATGTTGAGACCGTTCCTGTCTGGCGGATCATGGCAGGCAAAGTAGCCCCGCAGATATTTAAAAATAAACTTGTCCTAGTAAGTCAGACCGGTGAGATATTCCATGACCTGCATCTTACTCCGCTGGGATACCGGTCAGGCGGCCTTATAATCGCGAATGTATTGAAGTCTATTGTAAATAGTTCATATATGAATCATGCCGAACCAAAATATTCTGCTTTATTGATATCATTTTTCTATTTGTTGGCGTTTCTTTTGTTCTATCGTAAGGAGGTTATCCACGGTTTCTCTATCTTAATTTTTATGATGGTAGTCTATGCGAGTATATCATTTACATTTTTCCTTAACGGAATAGTTTGCCCTACATTTGACGTAATAATTTTATTACCGGCTCTATTCCTGGGAATTACGTTTTATAAATATACTCTGGTAGTTTTAGAGGGGCAAGAGGTAAAGAAATTGGCGATAACAGATTCGCTGACATCTTTATACACCCACAGATATTTCCGTTTTTTGCTGGAGCACGTGGCAAAAACTACGATTAATACAAGCAGCGAGTGTTCGCTCATTATAATAAAGTTACTTAATCTTGACAGAATAATCAAAGATGCGGATTTTAACGAAGGCCAGCGCATCCAGCGGAAAATAGCCGAAAATATAATAGCAAAACTACCTAAGAGCGGTTACGGCGCGTATCTTGGCATCGGGGAGTTCGGAATGCTTCTTCCGAGAGTTGGTATAGGGGAGGCGCTGGGAATTGCGGGCGGCGTAAGAAATAATATAAGGGAGACAGATTTTGCGGTAGAAAAAGAATCCCTTAAGCCAACAGTCGCAGTAGGAGTTTCGGAAATAAATAGAGCTTCATTCCCAAAAACAGCTTCAGAGTTGATGCGCGGCGCTCGCGCCGCCATGCTAAGGGCAAAGGAGATAGGGTATAATAAAATATACAGATTTAACCCCAAAATTGATGTTTCGGTTTTTGAAGCGCCTGACGCCGGAAAGACGATAAAAGATAGATTAGACGGCGGGCTTACATTTCTTGCGGCAGATTTGGAAGAGAGAAATAAAGAGCTTGAGGACCTTTTGCAACAGCTCAGCACTACGCAGAAAGACCTTGAGGAAGCACACTTTGAAACATTGCGCTCTCTAATAGTGGCGCTGGAAGAGAAGGATCCGTGCACAGCCGGCCATTCGGAAAGGGTGGGGGAATACGCGGAAAAGATAGCACAGATCCTGCAGATGCCGGAGGAGGAATTAAAGATACTGCGCCAAGCAGCGATACTGCACGATATTGGAAAAGTAGGCATACCGCCCGATATCCTCCGCAAAGAAGATGTTTTGAGCGCCGGGGAACGCTATGTGATACAATTGCATCCGGAGTTCAGCGTAAAGATCCTCAGCACAAGTAAATATTTCAACAAGCACATAAATGCGATCCGCGATCATCATGAGCGCCTTGACGGCTCAGGCTATCCGCGCGGGCTGAAAGAAGATCAGATCTCACTTGCCGCTCAGATTATAGCTGTTTGCGACGTCTTTGATGCCATGTCTACCAATAGGCCTTATCGCAAGGCCCTTAGTTACAATGAAGCACTGCAAGAGATGGTCGAACATCCCGAAAAATATAATAAAAAGATAGTCAGCACTCTTGAAAATATACTTAAAAGCGAGCACAAGATTTAA
- a CDS encoding PIG-L family deacetylase has translation MMPRLLKDAKNLKRDALIITAHPDDESIFMGGTIAEFKKWRWRILCMTDCDARFNKRRQEELKSAAEIYKRNGSFVTPFMLGIVKKKGRFLKEEMLRKLKVFIRTHGKPDIIFTHNRSGEYGHKTHKLVNEIVKKSRLKNIYTLHFGIMPENGYGAQEAVSLSNRSIAVKRRAIRLYLRGSQKTNLSRLKGLVNRAMRAKEEKFIT, from the coding sequence ATGATGCCAAGATTACTCAAGGACGCAAAAAATCTCAAAAGAGACGCGCTTATAATAACGGCGCATCCGGATGACGAGTCTATTTTTATGGGCGGGACAATTGCCGAGTTCAAAAAATGGCGCTGGCGCATACTATGCATGACCGATTGCGACGCCAGATTTAATAAACGCAGACAGGAGGAACTTAAGAGCGCCGCAGAAATTTATAAAAGAAACGGCTCTTTTGTTACGCCTTTTATGCTGGGTATCGTAAAGAAAAAGGGCCGCTTTTTAAAAGAAGAGATGCTTCGCAAGCTGAAAGTTTTTATCCGTACGCACGGTAAGCCCGACATAATCTTTACGCATAATAGAAGCGGCGAATACGGCCATAAAACGCACAAGCTGGTAAATGAAATCGTAAAAAAGTCCAGACTTAAAAATATTTATACTTTGCATTTCGGCATAATGCCTGAAAATGGTTATGGCGCTCAGGAAGCGGTCAGCTTGTCGAACCGTTCTATCGCTGTAAAGAGACGGGCGATCCGCCTATACCTTAGGGGTTCGCAAAAGACGAATCTATCGCGCCTGAAAGGCCTGGTCAATCGCGCAATGAGGGCGAAAGAGGAAAAGTTTATAACTTGA
- a CDS encoding YraN family protein — MMSLLKHLMINWWRVKDNIGKTGEALASGYLKRQGYEILERNYKTKIGEIDIVARDGKALVFVEVKTRQSDLYGLPEEAINAKKMRKLTQLAELYIKRKHLYQTEARFDVVGILMDCGNGSKSIRLTKNAF, encoded by the coding sequence ATGATGTCATTATTAAAGCATTTAATGATTAACTGGTGGCGAGTCAAAGATAACATCGGCAAAACGGGCGAGGCCCTTGCCTCGGGCTATCTGAAGCGGCAAGGCTACGAGATACTAGAGCGCAACTATAAGACGAAAATAGGCGAAATAGATATCGTGGCGCGCGACGGCAAGGCCCTCGTCTTTGTCGAGGTGAAGACACGGCAATCAGACCTCTACGGATTGCCGGAAGAAGCTATAAACGCAAAAAAGATGCGCAAGTTAACGCAGCTTGCCGAATTATATATAAAGCGAAAACACCTATATCAAACCGAAGCGCGGTTTGACGTAGTAGGCATTCTTATGGACTGCGGAAACGGTTCGAAATCCATAAGATTGACCAAAAACGCTTTTTAA
- a CDS encoding sulfite exporter TauE/SafE family protein — protein sequence MQIAAYILAGIIAGVASGFFGIGGGIILVPIMVLIFGLTQHQAQGTTLALMVPPIGILAALKYYHAGNVNLKMAIFICLGFVAGGYLGAVFANNIPASTLKRFFGYLLFFTSLKFMFGK from the coding sequence ATGCAGATAGCGGCATACATATTGGCCGGGATAATCGCGGGTGTCGCGAGCGGATTTTTTGGCATAGGCGGCGGCATTATACTTGTGCCGATTATGGTCTTGATTTTCGGCCTAACACAGCACCAGGCGCAGGGGACTACGCTGGCGCTTATGGTTCCTCCAATAGGGATTTTGGCCGCCTTAAAATATTATCATGCGGGTAATGTTAATCTGAAGATGGCCATTTTTATCTGTCTCGGTTTTGTGGCAGGCGGCTACTTAGGAGCCGTTTTCGCGAATAATATACCCGCCTCAACGCTGAAACGTTTTTTCGGGTATTTGCTGTTTTTTACCTCACTTAAATTTATGTTCGGAAAATAA
- a CDS encoding LemA family protein, with the protein MGWVILGILVILAVALIGMYNSLVSMRNEVKNAWAGIEVQLKRRYDLIPNLVETVKGYLTHEKTVLENVVKARQQAIDVSGVKEKGAAENFLTQSLRSLFAVVENYPNLKANQNIMALQDELTSTENKISFARNNYNDWTMNLNKAVEQFPTNTIANTFGFKKEALFEVEDAAMREAPKVKF; encoded by the coding sequence ATGGGCTGGGTTATTTTAGGGATTCTCGTAATACTTGCGGTCGCACTTATAGGGATGTACAACAGTTTAGTATCTATGCGCAACGAGGTAAAAAACGCATGGGCCGGCATAGAAGTCCAGCTAAAGAGAAGGTATGATCTGATACCTAATCTTGTTGAGACTGTAAAAGGGTACCTTACTCATGAAAAGACGGTTTTGGAGAATGTCGTTAAAGCGCGCCAGCAGGCCATAGATGTCTCCGGCGTAAAAGAAAAAGGCGCGGCCGAAAACTTTCTGACCCAATCTCTCCGAAGTCTCTTTGCCGTGGTAGAAAATTATCCGAACCTAAAAGCAAATCAGAATATAATGGCATTGCAGGACGAGCTGACATCGACGGAAAACAAGATCTCATTCGCCCGCAACAATTATAACGATTGGACGATGAACTTGAATAAAGCGGTAGAGCAGTTTCCCACAAATACCATAGCAAATACGTTCGGTTTTAAGAAAGAGGCCCTCTTCGAAGTAGAGGATGCCGCTATGAGAGAAGCGCCTAAAGTAAAGTTTTGA